A section of the Myxocyprinus asiaticus isolate MX2 ecotype Aquarium Trade chromosome 40, UBuf_Myxa_2, whole genome shotgun sequence genome encodes:
- the ncbp3 gene encoding nuclear cap-binding protein subunit 3, with protein MAAVRSLRVSVKSDSASDRSESDSESDSDRDAREAEPMEVDEGELESISVNRSLKELLPDTSRRYENKAGTFITGIDVTSKEAIEKKEKRARRFHFRAEENLLQRNVILDREVVKEAIPKVRLEALHMSGVDDMSTQDIFGYFKEYPPAHIEWIDDTSCNVVWLDDITPARALINLSRMPDKEEVTNADSSKPSEPPVQPQKAQRNRGSDDDEEEEGEVDDDEVVKADKSKSSDGSEGKASDIEEETEKKTQETTETDLLSQTERESLFRNDLRPTIKPFKGNKLFLRFATHDDKKELGAARRSRYYMKYGNPNYGGMKGILSNSWKRRYHTRRIQRDVLKTKKSLIGDSMGHTPPYTHRHSADLVNLPEDPITEEEEEEEEDAEEDMDADDRVVEYRERGEKERGEGGLRSRLGDPSPGSSDSDEMDYDLELKMISTPSPKKSMKMTMYADEVETNLRSLRNSIQSDTSSSVKSRIGSSGDGGGGGSSKSTSDKVTDVRQLLEEKRQGLSQPRSHPPVVASSGKTDVRRRLGKRPHSPERQQSVSPIISRSAVSRREPLTDVHSRLGVAKHDSRGLYSESSKDKKTGGLWSRLGPSHKDGSDDRKVTSRASSSRREIRRQDDVESDGVDEDDDEEDDSQLQKMWGAMIKQKEQQSNKMKKSRLDNLPSLQIEISRDSSNSSDSDS; from the exons TCAGAGTCAGACTCGGAATCAGACTCCGATCGAGATGCCCGTGAAGCGGAACCCATGGAGGTGGATGAGGGAGAACTGGAGTCCATTTCCGTTAACCGAAGTTTAAAGGAACTGTTGCCG GACACCAGCAGACGGTATGAAAATAAGGCTGGTACATTTATCACTGGAATTGATGTCACTTCTAAG GAGGCCATTGAGAAGAAGGAGAAGCGAGCAAGAAGATTTCATTTTCGAGCAGAGGAGAATCTGTTGCAGAGAAATGTCATCTTGGACAGGGAGGTGGTGAAGGAAG ctATCCCAAAGGTGCGACTGGAAGCCCTACACATGAGTGGAGTAGATGACATGAGCACTCAAGATATTTTTGGCTACTTTAAAGAGtatccacctgcccacattgagTGGATAGATGACACTTCCT GCAACGTGGTGTGGCTAGACGACATCACTCCAGCCAGAGCTCTCATTAACTTGAGTCGGATGCCAGACAAAGAAGAGGTCACAAACGCAGACAGCTCGAAACCCTCTGAACCTCCAGTCCAGCCACAGAAAG CACAACGAAACCGTGGCTctgatgatgatgaggaggaggaaggcGAGGTAGATGATGATGAAGTGGTGAAAGCAGACAAGAGCAAAAGTAGTGATGGCAGTGAGGGTAAGGCTAGCGACATTGAAGAGGAGACAGAGAAGAAGACACAGGAAACCACAGAG ACAGACCTGCTAtcccagacagagagagaatctCTTTTTCGGAACGATCTGCGACCCACAATCAAGCCCTTCAAAGGCAACAAGCTGTTCTTGCGCTTTGCCACCCATG ACGACAAAAAGGAGTTAGGTGCGGCCAGGAGAAGTCGGTACTATATGAAATATGGGAATCCAAATTATGGCGGCATGAAAGGCATCCTAAGTAACTCCTG GAAACGGAGATATCACACGCGGAGAATCCAGCGTGACGTTCTGAAGACCAAAAAGTCTCTCATTGGAGACAGCATGGGACACACCCCACCATACACTCATCGACATTCgg CTGACCTGGTAAACCTGCCAGAAGATCCAATaacagaagaggaggaggaagaggaagaagatgCAGAAGAGGACATGGATGCTGATGATAGAGTGGTGGAGTACAGAGAACGAGGAGAAAAGGAACGGGGTGAAGGGGGTCTGCGCAGTCGCTTAGGAGACCCGTCACCTGGCTCTTCAGATTCAGATGAGATGGACTATGACCTGGAACTGAAGATGATCTCTACACCCTCCCCCAAAAAGAGCATGAAGATGACCATGTATGCTGATGAGGTGGAAACCAACCTTCGCAGTCTTCG AAACTCTATACAGAGTGACACAAGTAGCAGTGTTAAGAGTCGCATTGGTAGTAGTGGTGATGGTGGAGGAGGTGGCTCATCCAAATCTACATCGGACAAAGTGACAGATGTGAGGCAGTTACTGGAGGAGAAGAGGCAGGGACTCTCTCAACCGAGATCACACCCCCCAGTGGTGGCTTCTAGTGGCAAGACTG ATGTGAGACGAAGATTAGGCAAGAGGCCACACTCTCCAGAAAGACAACAATCTGTGTCTCCCATCATATCTAGGAGTGCAGTTTCTCGGAGAGAGCCTTTGACAGATGTGCACAGCAGACTTGGCGTGGCTAAACATGATAGCCGTGGTCTCTACTCAGAGTCTTCAAAAGATAAGAAAACAG GGGGCTTGTGGAGTCGCCTCGGCCCATCACACAAGGACGGTAGCGATGATCGAAAGGTTACTTCTCGAGCGTCCTCCTCAAGAAGAGAGATAAGACGACAAGATGACGTGGAATCTGATGGAgttgacgaagacgatgatgaagaggACGACTCTCAGCTGCAGAAGATGTGGGGAGCAATGATCAAACAGAAGGAGCAGCAGTCCAACAAGATGAAGAAAAGCCGACTGGACAACCTGCCCTCGCTGCAGATCGAGATCAGTCGAGACAGCAGCAACAGCTCGGACAGTGACTCCTGA